A genomic stretch from Salvelinus namaycush isolate Seneca chromosome 25, SaNama_1.0, whole genome shotgun sequence includes:
- the LOC120020231 gene encoding zinc finger protein 13-like, translating to MSNTVSFSTQIGAIMDVLAKAAVAEITKFVDEGTVVLRLEMCRKENEIEGLKNSLQLMERELRKAQREAAARGTNDRQHAEGIQLGSGTSQKGNEEDQKSQATPVEDPEKFNELQSSGHLVEARGGLELLVKAEQVEKHVAQGTVQDPGITGSLDFRMDERDSQLWFSVTQGLSGNDSTHPDGSYTTERCLQMFSSQADLYPAPIPSHPASCNSLSSAEKPLNDIFSTVPVKVEPEWHPLYHGDAMSESFQADQGQYRDTLHPVVMEGLILQPRLQQPGPSSQGLMRATGNTSESNSHSNEHILNKNRLKTKRMVNVWRAVPNQKVFICSLCGKSFHRHCQLEAHQHSHAGVKPYRCLECGKSFTQKTRLKSHQSVHTGERPFSCRLCGKMFARQDNCQRHERFHSGQKPFSCVQCGKSFTVLGNLKIHQKHQCKFANVRM from the exons ATGTCTAACACTGTTTCTTTTAGTACACAAATAGGTGCAATCATGGATGTGTTAGCAAAGGCAGCTGTTGCAGAAATAACCAAATTTGTAGACGAGGGTACTGTCGTGCTACGGCTGGAAATGTGTCGGAAAGAAAACGAGATAGAAGGCCTTAAAAATAGTTTACAGCTGATGGAAAGAGAACTGAGGAAAGCTCAAAGGGAAGCAGCAGCACGAGGAACAAATGACAGGCAACATGCTGAGGGAATTCAGCTTGGGAGTGGGACCTCACAAAAAG GTAATGAAGAGGACCAGAAATCCCAAGCCACGCCTGTAGAGGACCCGGAGAAGTTCAATGAGCTGCAGAGCTCAGGACACCTTGTGGAGGCGAGGGGTGGACTGGAGTTGTTGGTGAAAGCAGAGCAGGTGGAAAAACATGTAGCCCAGGGAACTGTACAAGACCCAGGAATCACAGGCAGTTTGGACTTTAGAATGGATGAGAGAGATAGTCAGCTGTGGTTCTCTGTTACACAAGGACTAAGTGGGAATGATTCCACTCACCCAGATGGGTCTTACACTACAGAGAGATGCTTACAGATGTTTTCCTCTCAGGCAGATCTATATCCCGCTCCTATCCCATCCCATCCTGCTTCCTGCAACTCTTTGTCTTCGGCAGAGAAACCACTTAATGACATTTTCAGCACTGTCCCAGTGAAAGTGGAGCCCGAGTGGCATCCTCTTTATCATGGCGATGCCATGTCTGAGTCCTTTCAAGCTGACCAGGGGCAGTACAGAGATACTCTGCACCCTGTTGTGATGGAGGGCTTGATTTTACAGCCTAGACTGCAGCAGCCAGGACCTTCTTCACAAGGGCTCATGAGAGCAACTGGGAACACATCTGAGTCAAACTCACACAGCAATGAGCATATTCTTAATAAGAACAGATTGAAAACAAAAAGAATGGTCAATGTTTGGAGAGCTGTACCAAACCAAAAAGTGTTTATATGCTCATTGTGTGGAAAGAGCTTCCACCGCCATTGTCAACTTGAAGCACACCAGCACTCTCATGCTGGAGTCAAACCATACAGATGTCTTGAGTGTGGGAAAAGTTTTACGCAGAAAACCAGACTTAAGTCCCATCAGAGTGTTCACACGGGTGAGAGACCTTTCAGTTGCAGACTCTGTGGCAAGATGTTTGCAAGGCAGGACAACTGCCAAAGACATGAGCGATTTCACAGTGGACAAAAGCCATTTAGTTGTGTGCAGTGTGGTAAAAGTTTCACGGTTCTTGGTAACCTCAAAATACATCAAAAACATCAATGTAAATTTGCCAATGTCAGAATGTAA
- the LOC120020036 gene encoding peroxiredoxin-1-like, giving the protein MHMAAGKARIGHLAPDFKATAVMPDGQFKDLSISNYRGKYVVFFFYPLDFTFVCPTEIIAFSDAAEEFRKIDCEVIGASVDSHFCHLAWTNTPRKQGGLGPMKIPLVADTLRSISTDYGVLKEDEGIAYRGLFIIDAKGLLRQITINDLPVGRSIDETLRLVQAFQFTDKHGEVCPAGWKPGSDTIKPDTQKSKDFFSKQH; this is encoded by the exons ATgcat ATGGCTGCAGGTAAAGCGCGCATCGGGCATCTGGCCCCTGACTTCAAGGCCACAGCAGTCATGCCAGATGGACAGTTTAAAGACCTCAGCATTTCCAACTACAGAG GGAAGTATGTGGTGTTCTTCTTCTACCCACTGGACTTCACCTTTGTGTGCCCTACTGAGATCATCGCCTTCAGTGACGCTGCCGAGGAGTTCAGGAAGATCGACTGCGAGGTCATTGGTGCCTCTGTTGACTCCCACTTCTGCCATCTTGCCTG GACCAACACACCTCGTAAGCAGGGCGGTCTGGGTCCAATGAAGATCCCTCTGGTAGCCGACACACTGCGTTCCATCTCCACGGACTACGGGGTGCTGAAGGAGGACGAGGGCATCGCCTACAG GGGCCTATTCATTATTGACGCCAAGGGCCTCTTGAGGCAGATCACCATCAACGACCTTCCAGTGGGACGCTCCATCGACGAGACCCTGCGTCTGGTGCAGGCCTTTCAGTTCACTGACAAACACGGAGAAG TCTGTCCCGCCGGCTGGAAACCAGGAAGTGACACCATCAAGCCCGACACCCAGAAGAGCAAAGACTTCTTCTCCAAGCAGCACTAA